From Ptychodera flava strain L36383 chromosome 9, AS_Pfla_20210202, whole genome shotgun sequence:
tgaactttttagagctacgtaaacacggaagtaaaaaaaaggaaagaaaaaacctgtaaaatcacgcgttcgttaatTGGCAGTTGATTTTTGCTAGAACgtggatgtcttttatgtcttttttccttttatatgtatgatacatttttctggaaatgttttggccagtgtttgaacccctgaacccctgaaagtgcatatttaaaaataaaaatattttggaaactAAAGATTTCCTTCCGACCTACCTactctatttttgaaaaccatgttatcgcaacagcacaatttatttattttttgcctAAATAGTCACGACCCGAAGGACTGTGACGTAGCATACTATAGTATTCTTGACCGCGAATCATCAGGGTACTTGGCGGTTCTTACGTCAGTTTTTGATCACAGCGGAGTGAATAAAATGAAGTTCGAATCTTTCAACGACCaaaccaatattcaaagtttcaacatacaGAAATGGCACAACATTTTTCACACACTTTCTGTATCATttgctcttctgtatcgtctaatctctcattcacctcgctcaAGTGcatttcacctactgacgtcactcctcAGTCAGTGATTGTGAGGGTCAACGGTGTTTGGGCTGATCGAGACACTGTTAAGCTTCCCAGTGCGTAGTCAGCGATGTTACGACTTGCAGGCCGATGCAGATCGATTTTGCCGCTCCCCAGCAGCATTCGCTTTGTTCGTAACGAGTCTGTACAACGTCGTCAACCTCAAGGCAGCACGACTCCATTGGCTTTGTACGACCTCAACATTTGTGATGTCCTATGGTCATCATAAAAATGGAGGCTATTCCGCACGTAACAGTGTCCGAGTGGCCTTCTCGGCTCGCAATCTGGCCTCGCAAACCACTCCAACTGTTGATGGTGTGGCAAAACCTTCTTTAGCGAAAAAGTCAAATATTTGTGAGATCGTCCAAAATGGTACTGTTGGAGTGGAATGACGGAACCACTTCCAGATATCCTTTCGTGTGGCTGCGAGACAACTGCCGCTGTCCTTCGTGCTGGCACCACGATGCGCGTGGCAGGATAATCTTAATGGAGAACTTGGATGTAGATATTGAACCAATCGGTGTTGCCATGTCCGAAGACGGGAGCAAAGTGGACATCCACTGGCCAGACAATCACACGTCCCCTTTTGAAACCAGCCTGCTACATGACGTAAGGTTCGAAGACGAACTTCCAAAGGAAAATATCCGTATGTGGGGATCTGAGCTTCTCGATCACCTGCCAACATTTCAGTTCAACGAAATAATGAGAGATGATACGAAGTTGTTGAATTTTCTTGAAGACTTACGAGACGTAGGACTAACACTTTTGAAGGATGTTCCAGCGGAAACTGGGCATGTAGCAAAACTTGTTGACAGGATATCGTTCCTGAAAATTACCAGCGATGGGTACGTAACAAGCTTCGCTTTACATAACAATTTTATTGCCCTAGAATACGATTGCCATACCAAGTTTTATTGCTTCGATATTGTCCTTGTTTAAGTTACGACTGTATCATTTAACAAGTTTTTTAGCATTttgttcacacacacacacccatacACCCccacacacagatatatatatatatatatatattatatatatatatatatatatatatatatatatatatatatatatatatatatatatatatatatatatatatatatatatatatatatatatatatatatatatatatatatatatataggttgaaaggttaggtgatgagtttagccgccttactcaccatcaacgcacaacgaatgaaaagccccatctaagagtcaggaccgcccacattgtaccgactgatccattagctcagttggtagagcatccgtaatgtatacggggggtgtgggttcgagtcccgcatgggtcacttttcattcaccactgtatatatatatatatatatatatatatatatatatatatatatatatatatatatatatatatatatatatgtgtgtgtgtgtgtgtgtgtgtttgtctcGAAGTATACGGATGTCCTCgtttatgtttatatatatatatatataaatatatatatatatatatatatatatatatatatatatatatatatataaatgtatgtatatgtttacatatacatgtaaacatCTACATCTGTGTGTGCCGTTCATTGTCATTATTAGCAATAGAGATTTAGATTTGCTTTGTTGTCTGTACGACCAGAGTTCTTTTCGCTATTGTTGAGAGAGTTGTTAACTTTACTTGCGATTCAACATAGGCAAAATTACTTCGCGAACGCGTGACGTACTTCTTAACAGATATCCAAATATAACCATCAGAccgcggaggtttgtgaatacGTGTGGCACGCTGTTGAAACTGGCTCTGTTGTATTGTCAATGGAAACTCAAGGAGTAAAAATAACTCGTTCAAGGACAAATCGGACATCACTGTCACGTGCTCGTACCATTGAGAGAGACAATAATCACAGCGACCAAGTGTACAGGTAACAGTGATTTTCATTCAATGAGGCTATTGCTATCTGCCATCTATCTGCTAGTGTATCAAAGAGAAATCGATCACACTTCATCCAAAATTTTGTTCCACTGTAAACAATAATGAAAGGAGAAAGTAATTGTCCTAAAAGTGACATCTTTTACTTTGTAATCGACAAACAGCATCTCGTGAAGACAAAGTAATCTCTTAGTTGATTACAAAACGCTTTATGATCTGACATTTTAAATCGTCTCATTATCATTCTGCAGGTACTTTCAAACCGTAAAAAGCAAGGTAGGGGCTAACAATTTGGCCTACACTGGACACAAACTGGGACTACACACTGACCTGCCACAATGTCGCTCTCCACCTGGCGTAAGTTATGAAATCAAATTGTCCAAAGTCAGTCACTCCGACCCGGTGTCTTCTCAGAATTAACAAGAGAAACTTCTTGCGTAAAGTGAAACAATTTCAACTTATATAGCATTGACTTCCACACcatttcttttaacaaaatacaCAAGCAAATGGCTTTGTTTTGAAGTGAACAATTCACTTTCTGAAAAAGAGAAACCCTAGTGAAAGAAGAGTCAGATCTTTGGCTTATGCCTAAGCGAGAATTAAAGGTTAAAGACCATGGTAAATCATAAATGAAAATCGTTGAAAACAAAGAACAAAGTATCAAGTACCCGTTAACATTTCGGGGTTTTACCTATTTGAAAGACGGTCTTTGAACGATCGGAAAGGTATGATGTAGACCGATATAGATTGTTTTTTTGTAGCCCATACCAAGGAAAGTTTTTTTGAGAAGAGTAACAAGTTGACCAAACGCCTCTGAAAGGTTCAGAAAGAACTCCCAAAAAGACAACCACTGCATTGTCTTTAAAACACTAGCAGgacaaaaatcataaaaattgcgATGCacatgacatttaaaaaaaattttggcatTTCATTAACATTCGAGTATAAGTATAAATCGGAACGATTCTAGCGCACTTGAAAATTCCTGGAAAAGTTGCTCTGTCCGATGCTAAAATTTAACACTTTTGTAAGAGACGATGAAACAATTGGTGACAAACACGCAACAAGTTATCAGTGATATTGTCTATACCTGTAGTGGTGCCTTTTAACAAATTTTGAGAATGTGGCATTATGTAACATAACATTTTCCAGTTTTGTCGACGgaattattaaatatttttgaaataatgaaaaacagaaaatgttaAAAGCATTCTCAAAAACAAAAGGGTCTGAAACACGCCCTGTGTTACCATCAACCATGTTTAGAGCAGTATTTTGTTTCTCAGGTTTGACTATATTGTTTTAATACCCCAGACTGGCTTTTCATTAGAAACCTCATTCTTGTAAAAGACACTGGGAGTTGACATTTCAATCATGCGGGTAAAGTTATTCCTTACCAGTATACTGAATAGGTTGGTAGCGACTGATTTCGCTTTGTTTAAGGTAGGAGCTAGACTGGatgatccgtcgctcgagggcgctctctacgagtaaagagagcgccctcgagcgacggatcttccagtctaggtGGGAGCCCTGAAGACTTTACCGATATATAAGATCCCTACATTACCTCGTTTGGGAAATTAAAAGTTAGACTGCGAAAACTTAGAGCTTCAAAGTGAGCCTTACAGAAACATCATGACAACTTTGTGGCATTTCATCCTCCGCTGACAGAATTCAACAAAACGGAACTGTGTATTGAACTATGAGCTTGTGAGATAGATGAAATTCTGCATAAACAAATGTTATGAGTGTGTCTAAAAACCTTGAATCTTTGTCCAACATTTCTACCTCTTCAATTATAGATTTTAGTATTTCACTGTATCAAGCAAAGCAAGACCGGCGGAGAGAGCGTTTTCGCCGACGGTTTCAAGACTGCCCTGCAACTTAAGGAAGAGGACCCCGCAGCCTTCGAGATACTTTGTAACACCCACTGCGACTTCATAGACAAAGGTGTAGAAATGCCATTTGGTGAATATTATAATAAATATGCTCGGCCAATTTTCAGGTAAACGCAAAGACGTTtaagtcaaaatattcaaaattcctaTTTTAAAAAGCTTGTCCGTTATAAGCTGTCATCGATGGGTATCGAATCTGCTTCTTTCTGAAACCACTATCCCCCACTTTCATGCATAAGTAGCATTCTATATTTGACATGTCACTTACTTATTGAAATACCCTCGACGAAAATTTTggcattttgatttgttttttcaaaagctttacCTCTTTTAGGCTGGATGAGCCTTTATGAAAGAAGCATGATATGTTGCATCCAGTATGAATTCCAGGAACTGTCATTATCTCATGGAGCTTACGGATTTCCTTGGGCGTGTACACGGGTCAAGCCTtttcaatatacgtaaataaaCCCTATCCTTCCATGTATGCCCGTGATTTCCTCTGGACACAAGTGAGGCAGATAGGAATGTTGGGAAAAACATGCCACACCTGAACCACTTCTTCCTCATAACGCCGTAGGAATATTGAAATGAactcacttcaaaaaaaataccaagattcacaaatgtttgcaaaatacaaatgtaatcagctatttttttatttttttttatttttttccgttATTCCTGGATTACACGTTTTCTCAGTGACTAAATTCGTTCAAATTTGATAGAATCAAGGGGCTCTCTCATTCAGCTTCttttaaaatatgataaatgaCCGGCTTTACAAGTTTTGAGATGCCTTCTTTGTATTTGGTCGGGGACGTGTTCAACTTTCGACAAAACTGCGAATGATTTCGCCATGATCGTGATGCTCATATTTGACTCCTGTTCGGAGCACGTGCTGTTGTTGAAGGTGACTGGTGACTCTTGCCCACAGATGCGTGTTTGTCAGTGTTGATCAAATGGGGacacttttttgtattttcagaaCAGCCTCAACAGACACGGCAAGCTGGCACAAGTGCATTTCAACAATCCAGTGAGGGACACCAGACTGCGCATGCCTGTAGAGCAGGTGTACCCGTTCTACAAAGCCATAACGACTTACAATGACATCATACATCGGGAAGAGAATACAGTCATCTATCGAATGCAACCTGGTAAGTGGTCAGAAGAATTGAACCTATGGTTCCATATAAACACATAATCAACAGTGACACTTCTGCTCACTAAAGGAacattattttgctattgattCAATGTTTTTGTGTGAAGTACAGGATTATAAAGTATATCCCCTGTCTGAGCCTTTGTCGAGGCGAAGTATTAGCAATTGCCTTGTCTGATAATATACTGATATTCTCTGACAGGGGACGTCATCATGTTTGATAATACCCGTATTCTACACGGACGAAACGCATTCGAAGTTACCGAAGATTCAGTGAGACATCTGGAAGGCGCTTTCTTAGATTGGGATGGCGTTTATTCGAAGATACGCTGTCTCAGGGAGAGGTTGGAATGTCCATTCCACGAGTTATTGATGTCAACAACTGGAAACCGCGTGATTCCTGTCTCGTCAGCATAACATTAGTCTCTGGGACTTAACAGAGGCAAGACCTTGAAAGATTACCCCCAACtgattaattgacatgatactgcaaAATGCCTTTGCACACTATAACAACACTGTCTGCTCAAGATTTGTACTGCGTTTcatttacaaccattttcagtattagacaGCGAAATTAcagcagtgaactgcaataaaactaattagtttcagctgtagccagctggcagatTGGCGTGTAGTGTCGTTATAACTGGGAAGTTTCTGTTACTATCTCTGTCTGGGTTTGTAAATGaaacgattggcaccctgtgttcaagattaagatacaatgtaacattaccatacTCTGGTTCATGAacaaatcttgtttatttcaacttcctcAGATagactgtctgcatgggacatacaatttaCTTGATGCTATAGCAGTGAGCTCATGCGTGTTGCCTCAATAAACAAATTATCGAGTAGAGGCTTTCATGAATGGAAGTGAtatcttgtgtctcaatttttaacacggggTCTCAATTTTTAGCTCTATACAAGCCTTGGCAGGGcctgttttgtctttatacaCGCAgcatttctgtctgtatcaagtaggcttgatcaacactaaagtggcacGGGTGTAATTTATTTTGAATGCCCACATGCAGAGTTAAAGCTGATCTTGTGTCGttaatgttgtcgactttgccagcttgctacagctgaaactacatgtaattagtgtaagcagttttatgcagttcactgcagtggcttcgctgtctaatactgaaaatggttgtaatatgctgcagtatttctagacaatTCTGACATATTatcctaattatgaaaatatgcaaattagcaattaatgaCATGATACTTCTAAATATGATTGCACAATATAACAGCACTGAGATCTCAACATCTGTACTAAGATTCATGGAATTTGCGTATTTTTTGCAACctgaattatgaaaattaaattaattaaatatgcaaattgggcaattaattgacacaatgCTGACATATGTATTTGTGCGCTATTAGAGTCGTGTGTGTATGACCAACATGCGtacaaaatttcaccaaatttggcgAAGTCTGTCTAGACAGagaactttttcaaaataactaATTATGCCAATTAGCACTAGTTGTGCACGCCATACAAAAAACAATGGACGTGCAtgtgtatgccatagtgtattatccttgtatCGCCggagtttgaaagaaattgtctcatgcatgtctgagatatctgcgtggacggacagatagacagactgaCGGAACCAATCCATAAGTCCCTTCGACTTCGCCTGAGGGGGCTAATAATAGTAGTACTATGATGAAATGTAAAGTTGGGCCACATGATCACTCTAAGAATGATTTCAAATTGAGTTTCACGACGAGATGAACTTCTATTTTCAGTTGtatgataaaataaattttgtatgATGTGCTACAATTTAGACAAAATCTTAGGAAGACGTGCAATTTTGCAAGACCAGCCCTCTCATCATCAGCGAATACTTCTGCAATGGAGCGTTGTCGAAGAAATAAATGATTCTTGTTAATCATCTACAAGTCTAGACCCTGGTTCATCTCTGGTAACACGTTCGTTGAGGAACCGAATAACAAGGTATACGCAGCATGACAAAAGAGACAAGGGAATATCAAATGCGGAGCCCTGGTTGTTATGACGAGGTCAGACCTATTGAACTTACGTACAGAATTTTAAACCTCTGATAATCTATTTTGGGTTTAAATATTACATATTCCTGTCATTCATTAATTCCAAAATCTAACCGTAGATCCTGGAGGCTCTATGATCTAACAGCTGCAGCAGCTGTTCGATGTTTTTCTTTACAGATTTACAATTATATAGATTTGATTATTCACCTTACATTtttaaataaactttcaaaaaacttCAAGCAAAACGTACGAGCACACGCATGTGAGAAGAAATGGCACTGGCTTCAACACAGAGGGCGTTGCTACACTCCCTTTGGATCCATCATGTTTTGAAATACCAATGTCATCATTCAATCCGAATTAAGTGACCTCACGCACAGTATTGACAAGAGGCTATTTTGTAGCGCCCTACTGATTTGAATGTTCTGAGTACGCCGCATCGTACAAGAATTAGCCGAAACAAGCTGTCTTGCTTATAGAGTTTAAGACTTATATTTGAATAAGAATGGAATTTTCCCACGTATTGTAAGTTGCAATACTGTCTAATCTATTCACTCGCCATACTCGAACTACATCACCAGTATTATCCCTTGTTGGTTCACGTATCCGACCATGTTATATCACAGTCAGCTGTTCTAGGCTCGCTTACGTACGAAGTCAATCAGCAAATACCGCAGGATAGGAACTGTTTTATTGAAAAACCAAGCACATAAATATCACTATCTTATTTTGTCTcatgagaaacatattttctaaGGCAAACGCTAAATCATCACTTATAGAATCAAGAAAAGCGAGaccatatatttacattttccatttttactttatgtttgaaattaaaaaaaaccggCATGTCATACCAAATGACATCGTATCTCCTTCCCTGGTAAAATGCTGCTCCTATCCTCGTGTACGATAGGTCTAGGAAGGAATAAGGCGGTAACAAGAGTGCAAAACAACCGAGAGACAACTGTCAACGAGTGATGGGTAGCTTGAAAACAGTGACAGCCgtgatttgaagaaaacaaaagaataatCTCGATGACTTCGTGTGGAGGCGCGCTCGTCTACTAGGCGGTAATTACATGGCACATATATCCGAATCGTATGCCGACAAAGTTTTACAGCAATCCTTTTTTAACAAGCACAAGTCTTTACTGAAGTGAATTGATGTGATCTATTGTGTAATATTATCTCGGAATAATTCTAACAATATGAGTATCACATCTCAAACTACATCATGAATAATATGTAATGAACTGGACATCTAAAATCTCCAATGATTTGTTTACAAGCAAGAAAGATAATTTTTACGCTCGAAACTctataatgtaaaatatttgtaattgttCTGATTTAGACATAGTAGTGTGAGCTTCAATTTCCAACAGACATCATCACCTAATTTCAAACTGTTGTCTATCTTCTTTGGAAACACTCTTATTGCCAACGCTCAGCTGTTTCTAGAATTATTTTTCACTCCATTCCAACTTTAGCAGACCTGACGTGTTATTACAGATCTTTCTTAGACTCCTCCGACACGTTGGTTTGTtcctgaaaaagaaaaaaacaaaacctaGCAAAGCATTTTTGATTGGGTACTGGGCAATACATTGGCTATATGAGACCATACAGGGACAGCCTTTACATTGACCACGCATGACGTGCGTGTAAAGAATCCGAAAATACGACACGCGCGTGGCAAACGAAATACGATGTATATCATGTTTGACCTAATTCCCACATTCCCGAATCGAAAGTTCATAATTACGAAAATCCGACGCTGAAACAATGATTTTAACTTCCCCCTCCCATACACcaaaaatttctgtcataaacTCTGAGCGGTGACTGAGTATATCACGCGAACACAATAATGGAGATAGAGATAAAGTCCAGCCTCCCACACTGAACACAATGAGTTTCGTTTGTCTCACGCGTGTTTTAATCATCAAACGCCCATAACTCTAAGTTTAGCTCTTTATTACATCAACCATTTGGCCCCTTGGAACACTAGAATATATTTCTGACGGCGGCCAGAAATCATAGTTTTTTATGTGTTATGTCTGTGAGAGGGATGAAGCTTTTGCTAAACAATCTTTCATCATAATGATTTAAAGTTCAGGCAGATAAAATACTCTTCCCAAATGatcataaaattgaaaataaatcgaTGCTTAGAGAAAGTAACTTCTTTCCGCATAATATGAGACTTGCGCTTTAAAGACACATATTGCCAACAGGACCGTAGGCTGACCAAAAGTGCCAAGGTGGAAGAACCAAGCTTAACTAGGATTTgagaaatttacataaattcggCATATTGACCGTAGGAAATGAgtaaacatacatttttgttaacatGATTTCTAGATTTCATCACGTCATTGGCAACAACAGATGTACTCTCATTC
This genomic window contains:
- the LOC139141204 gene encoding gamma-butyrobetaine dioxygenase-like, which translates into the protein MVLLEWNDGTTSRYPFVWLRDNCRCPSCWHHDARGRIILMENLDVDIEPIGVAMSEDGSKVDIHWPDNHTSPFETSLLHDVRFEDELPKENIRMWGSELLDHLPTFQFNEIMRDDTKLLNFLEDLRDVGLTLLKDVPAETGHVAKLVDRISFLKITSDGYFQTVKSKVGANNLAYTGHKLGLHTDLPQCRSPPGVSYEIKLSKVSHSDPVSSQN